Proteins encoded together in one Rossellomorea sp. y25 window:
- a CDS encoding aspartyl-phosphate phosphatase Spo0E family protein — protein MGRLLKKKWLLMRINQKRSEMICLGENLGLCADETVRCSQQLDQLLNDYEKCTNKVVPFTLQESSSEFGHYIKSLLKRTAS, from the coding sequence ATGGGTCGTCTATTAAAAAAGAAATGGTTATTAATGAGAATCAATCAGAAACGTTCAGAAATGATTTGCCTTGGAGAGAATTTAGGCCTATGTGCAGATGAAACCGTTCGGTGCAGCCAGCAATTAGATCAGCTATTGAACGACTATGAAAAGTGCACAAATAAAGTTGTACCATTTACCCTCCAGGAATCATCAAGTGAATTTGGGCATTACATTAAGAGCTTATTAAAGCGAACTGCTTCGTGA
- a CDS encoding DUF58 domain-containing protein → MNWKREVVEDPYISMSLVLLVIVGAVSFYVQSYVGLGIFLLIILYFRVHQWYLLNVGEGVMIERSQRRLRLHCDEEDNWVFKLENKGLPIWGATLKMTFKDIVEPTEHPYSLGIANEIEVSIPFSIRKNEEGQILLPIKGKRRGLCRITNMHLEIPHLFGSGKVILNLLDSVPTTIMVFPSSSPVRMAEHQLTLRQGDVSTPHSLFHDVFHPVGTRGYVQGDRFQDVHWKASARTGELQTKIFAPSTQKEWMIAINISDRFAITSKLEGIIKHTAYLMQLAVEQNISFSLVLNVRTPGVTPYYYLPPGTGRKHRQKGLELLATLSTDEFTMPFHIVLQHLYLRRLVPSVFIVAGSLGSREEELLQNIRKGHPHIFKLSLEEEGVVTLWNRSLKLPS, encoded by the coding sequence GTGAACTGGAAGCGCGAAGTAGTCGAGGACCCTTATATTTCCATGAGTTTAGTGCTCCTTGTCATTGTCGGGGCAGTAAGCTTCTATGTACAATCGTATGTCGGATTGGGGATTTTCCTGTTGATCATTCTTTATTTTCGCGTTCATCAATGGTATCTGCTTAATGTTGGGGAGGGAGTCATGATTGAAAGATCACAACGAAGATTAAGGCTTCATTGTGACGAGGAAGATAATTGGGTGTTTAAGCTTGAAAACAAAGGGCTTCCCATTTGGGGAGCAACGTTGAAAATGACATTTAAAGATATTGTGGAGCCTACAGAACATCCATATTCATTAGGCATTGCGAACGAGATCGAGGTATCCATCCCATTCTCCATCCGAAAAAATGAAGAGGGGCAAATTTTGTTGCCGATCAAAGGCAAGAGAAGAGGTTTATGCCGTATAACCAATATGCACCTTGAGATTCCTCATCTTTTCGGAAGTGGTAAGGTTATCCTGAATCTACTCGATTCAGTTCCAACCACCATTATGGTGTTCCCCTCTTCATCCCCTGTCAGGATGGCGGAACATCAGCTTACTTTAAGGCAGGGGGATGTTTCTACTCCCCATTCTTTGTTCCATGATGTGTTCCATCCTGTAGGAACAAGGGGATACGTACAAGGAGATCGATTTCAGGACGTTCATTGGAAGGCTTCTGCACGAACAGGCGAGCTGCAAACGAAAATCTTCGCGCCATCTACTCAAAAAGAGTGGATGATTGCCATCAATATCTCTGATCGTTTTGCCATTACAAGCAAGTTGGAGGGGATCATCAAGCATACAGCTTACCTTATGCAACTTGCCGTGGAACAAAACATCTCTTTTTCCCTGGTCTTAAATGTGAGAACACCGGGAGTTACGCCTTACTATTATCTGCCGCCAGGGACTGGACGGAAGCACCGGCAGAAAGGGCTTGAGCTTTTAGCTACATTATCAACCGATGAATTCACCATGCCTTTCCACATTGTCCTCCAGCATTTGTATCTGCGCAGACTGGTACCTTCCGTTTTTATTGTTGCCGGTTCGCTTGGGTCAAGAGAAGAGGAGTTATTGCAAAATATTCGCAAAGGCCATCCACATATCTTTAAGCTGAGCTTAGAAGAAGAAGGAGTCGTCACATTATGGAATCGTTCGTTGAAACTTCCTTCCTAA
- a CDS encoding ABC transporter ATP-binding protein: MLFQLEKVIFKKIINIDRMEISSHKTTCLIGESGAGKSTLLKLLNKMNIPDEGKVYYNETPLQEIDPVKLRREVVMISQTPLLFGETVEENLQKGLMFSEKPPASREELMKTLEIVKLDKPLDELAERLSGGERQRLSLGRVLLMKPTVYLLDEPTSALDEETEIEVMKSFIKCTKGHDGTVIMVTHSMNVAEQYGEETISLSK, from the coding sequence GTGCTGTTTCAATTAGAAAAAGTAATATTTAAAAAAATAATAAACATCGATCGCATGGAGATATCCTCACACAAAACAACCTGCCTCATCGGTGAAAGCGGTGCAGGTAAGTCCACCCTCCTGAAGTTATTAAATAAAATGAATATACCAGATGAAGGAAAGGTTTATTATAATGAGACTCCCTTACAAGAAATTGACCCTGTAAAACTTCGAAGAGAAGTAGTGATGATTTCACAAACCCCCTTATTATTCGGGGAAACGGTAGAAGAGAATTTGCAGAAGGGTCTTATGTTTTCAGAGAAGCCCCCTGCAAGTCGTGAGGAGCTCATGAAAACCCTGGAAATTGTAAAGCTGGATAAACCTTTGGATGAGCTTGCTGAAAGGTTATCCGGAGGGGAAAGACAACGCCTGTCCCTTGGCCGGGTACTATTGATGAAGCCAACTGTCTATTTATTGGACGAGCCAACCTCGGCCCTTGATGAAGAAACCGAGATCGAAGTGATGAAAAGCTTTATTAAGTGTACAAAAGGGCATGACGGGACCGTAATTATGGTGACTCATTCGATGAATGTTGCCGAGCAATATGGTGAAGAGACGATTAGCCTTTCAAAATAA
- a CDS encoding GerAB/ArcD/ProY family transporter, which yields MKKLAGSFQIAAVYVGTVIGAGFATGREIVEFFTRFGFVGFIAILLSGYLFITMGTKIMLKSHDIKAKSFEEFNEYLFGKWFSKFMNIVMMIMLIGVSAVMLSGAGAVFQEQLLLPKQLGILLTIGLGFITMMVGIKGLFAVNTFVVPLMIVFNLFLMIHSVRDAGFLDAFLMIPHAEDGWKSVVAPFSYVAFNLAMAQAVLVPVAGEVKDRETIKYGGYLGGFFLTLILISSHITLVMIPDVTQYQIPMAVVMKSFVAGFYLIYIVIIYGEIFTSVIGGVFGLEKQLSNYWKGTSIMTFAGIFLVIYSLSFFEYSELLSYLYPLFGYMSLLFIILLWMKPNK from the coding sequence ATGAAAAAATTAGCTGGGTCGTTTCAAATCGCTGCTGTATATGTTGGTACCGTTATAGGAGCCGGATTTGCAACGGGAAGGGAAATTGTAGAGTTTTTCACCCGGTTTGGCTTTGTCGGGTTTATTGCGATTTTATTAAGCGGGTACTTATTTATTACAATGGGAACGAAGATTATGCTTAAGTCCCATGATATTAAAGCAAAGTCCTTTGAAGAATTTAATGAATATCTATTTGGAAAATGGTTTTCAAAGTTTATGAATATCGTCATGATGATTATGCTGATCGGGGTTTCCGCGGTAATGCTTTCAGGAGCAGGGGCTGTTTTTCAAGAGCAGCTTTTGCTACCAAAACAATTAGGGATTCTGCTGACTATTGGATTGGGATTCATCACGATGATGGTGGGGATTAAGGGACTTTTTGCTGTGAATACATTCGTCGTTCCTCTTATGATCGTCTTTAATCTTTTTTTGATGATTCATTCTGTTCGCGACGCTGGATTTTTAGACGCATTTCTTATGATCCCGCATGCTGAGGATGGGTGGAAATCTGTGGTTGCCCCTTTTTCATACGTAGCCTTTAATCTTGCCATGGCACAGGCTGTTCTCGTTCCTGTTGCCGGTGAAGTGAAAGATCGGGAAACCATTAAGTATGGAGGTTACCTTGGCGGCTTTTTCCTTACGCTGATTCTAATTTCCAGCCATATTACTTTAGTCATGATCCCGGATGTGACACAATACCAAATTCCAATGGCCGTGGTTATGAAATCCTTTGTTGCCGGTTTTTACTTAATTTATATTGTCATCATTTATGGTGAAATATTCACTTCCGTCATCGGGGGAGTATTTGGCCTGGAGAAACAATTATCGAATTACTGGAAGGGCACATCTATAATGACCTTTGCAGGTATCTTCCTCGTGATCTATTCTTTAAGTTTTTTTGAATATAGCGAACTATTGTCGTATTTATATCCACTCTTTGGCTACATGAGCTTATTATTTATCATCCTTCTCTGGATGAAACCCAATAAATAA
- a CDS encoding DUF6254 family protein, whose amino-acid sequence MTQSKHEKERQWNVRKQEQHPHGKVSSFKELSEGKKGKE is encoded by the coding sequence ATGACACAATCTAAACACGAAAAAGAAAGACAGTGGAATGTAAGAAAACAGGAACAGCATCCTCATGGTAAAGTATCTTCCTTCAAGGAGCTTTCTGAAGGGAAAAAGGGAAAAGAATAA
- a CDS encoding aspartyl-phosphate phosphatase Spo0E family protein codes for MNGTIVARIETVRWKMIQSGIRFGLSSPVTIQLSKELDALINIHQRNVINQTTQNKIVQ; via the coding sequence ATGAATGGGACCATTGTGGCTCGAATTGAAACGGTGCGATGGAAGATGATACAATCAGGTATTCGTTTTGGGCTGAGCAGTCCAGTCACCATTCAACTCAGTAAAGAGTTGGACGCCTTAATCAATATTCATCAGCGTAATGTTATAAATCAAACTACCCAAAATAAGATAGTACAATAA
- a CDS encoding DUF2254 domain-containing protein encodes MNLNIHIVNKARKSFWFVPFLFSLVSLVLSLLTFYFDWWLSQHDYPLFPKVLFSNFDLSMTIISTIASSIMTMTTITFSTIMVVLTTFLSQYSPRTLQNFINDRPTQRVLAIFVSGVVYCITLLVLLQDESGQKLYISSAFAGIVAIICLFVFVYFVHHVSNWVKVSNLIHNITIKTNKKIDNSYLYSKNAIKDEPSTLNESLFNDTEPIYVYSERSGYLQQIDIEGMINKAAKDKAIIRMVKTPGEYLLEGTPVMTAWTANKEIDVEDYLEYLVLGPDKEPMEDIELGIRKLVEIALRAISPAINDPNTAKNCIEEIGIILSKLAKHKLPSSYLSDEENNVRIILEQPTFVDYLYRSFYQLRHYGKQDISIIAEILRSLRMIGENNSEETKRMVWTFKDYILEGIDYVSLQNLDMQYIMRHLDELAAACRQTDWDKDEVRNKYFPEKYKTSDSYHHHREE; translated from the coding sequence ATGAATTTAAATATACATATTGTTAACAAAGCAAGAAAAAGCTTTTGGTTTGTACCATTTTTATTTTCACTCGTCTCTTTAGTGCTTTCCCTACTCACCTTTTATTTTGATTGGTGGTTAAGTCAGCATGATTATCCTTTGTTTCCAAAGGTTTTGTTCTCGAATTTTGATTTATCCATGACCATCATCAGTACGATTGCGTCATCGATAATGACGATGACGACGATTACCTTTTCAACGATTATGGTCGTGTTAACCACTTTTTTATCCCAATATTCACCAAGGACCCTACAGAATTTCATTAATGACCGTCCTACTCAGCGGGTTCTCGCCATTTTTGTATCGGGTGTGGTCTACTGCATCACTTTATTAGTTCTCCTTCAAGATGAATCCGGACAAAAATTATATATTTCTTCGGCCTTTGCCGGTATAGTGGCGATTATTTGTTTATTTGTTTTCGTCTACTTTGTTCACCATGTTTCCAATTGGGTGAAAGTAAGTAATTTAATACATAATATAACAATCAAAACGAATAAAAAAATTGATAATAGCTATTTATATAGCAAGAATGCCATTAAAGACGAGCCTTCAACCTTGAATGAGTCACTTTTTAACGATACAGAACCCATTTATGTGTATAGTGAGCGATCGGGGTATTTACAGCAGATCGATATAGAAGGAATGATCAATAAAGCTGCTAAAGATAAAGCGATTATCCGAATGGTGAAAACACCGGGTGAATACTTACTTGAAGGTACTCCTGTCATGACGGCATGGACTGCGAATAAAGAAATAGATGTAGAAGATTACTTGGAATACCTCGTACTTGGGCCAGACAAAGAGCCCATGGAAGACATTGAACTCGGGATAAGAAAGCTGGTTGAAATAGCCTTGAGAGCCATTTCCCCCGCCATCAATGACCCGAATACCGCAAAAAACTGCATAGAAGAAATCGGGATCATTTTATCGAAACTTGCTAAACACAAGCTTCCAAGCTCATATTTATCAGATGAAGAAAACAATGTGCGAATCATATTGGAACAGCCGACCTTTGTAGATTATTTATACCGAAGCTTTTACCAGTTAAGGCATTACGGGAAGCAGGATATATCCATAATTGCCGAAATTCTGCGTTCACTGAGAATGATAGGGGAAAATAATAGCGAAGAAACGAAGCGCATGGTGTGGACGTTTAAAGACTATATTCTGGAAGGAATCGACTATGTCAGCCTCCAAAACCTCGACATGCAGTACATCATGAGACATCTGGATGAACTGGCTGCAGCCTGCAGACAAACAGATTGGGATAAGGATGAAGTGAGGAATAAATATTTCCCTGAAAAATATAAGACAAGTGACTCTTACCATCACCATAGAGAAGAGTAA
- a CDS encoding MoxR family ATPase translates to MSTIKDIKKEMSKVLIGREKEIDLLLIALLQEGHVLLESVPGTGKTLLAKTFSHCIEGDFKRIQFTPDVLPSDVTGIQFFNPKTQEFELRTGPVVTNVLLADEINRATPRTQASLLEVMEEKQITIDGETVSLQPPFIVVATQNPIESQQGTFPLPAAQLDRFLLKIPFTYPSFEEERSILNRFKSAQPLNTVEKVMSLAEIQSLTSLVKEVHISEDIESYILQITRATREHEWVEVGASPRASLALLKASQAQAFIAGRDFVKPQDVVSVAPFVLHHRVQLTIEASLTKTPEELIDRIIEMTMLPVEARQAQ, encoded by the coding sequence ATGTCAACTATAAAAGACATAAAAAAAGAAATGAGCAAAGTTCTGATTGGAAGGGAGAAAGAAATCGACCTTCTATTGATTGCCTTACTTCAGGAAGGGCACGTCTTGCTCGAGAGCGTACCAGGAACCGGTAAAACATTATTGGCTAAAACTTTTTCACATTGTATTGAAGGGGATTTTAAGAGGATACAATTCACACCCGATGTATTGCCAAGTGATGTAACAGGCATTCAGTTTTTTAATCCTAAGACTCAAGAATTTGAATTAAGAACCGGACCTGTTGTCACGAATGTGTTATTAGCAGATGAAATTAATAGGGCTACTCCAAGAACGCAGGCAAGTTTACTTGAAGTGATGGAAGAGAAACAGATCACCATCGATGGAGAAACAGTGTCATTACAGCCTCCGTTCATTGTTGTAGCGACGCAAAACCCGATTGAATCACAGCAGGGGACATTCCCTCTACCCGCAGCCCAGTTGGATCGTTTTCTGTTGAAGATTCCATTTACATATCCAAGTTTCGAAGAGGAGCGCAGTATCCTTAATCGATTTAAATCTGCACAGCCTTTAAATACAGTAGAAAAGGTGATGAGCCTTGCTGAAATTCAATCTCTAACAAGTCTCGTTAAAGAGGTACATATATCTGAGGATATCGAATCTTATATTCTCCAGATCACAAGGGCGACAAGGGAGCATGAATGGGTTGAAGTAGGGGCTAGTCCACGTGCAAGTCTGGCTCTATTAAAAGCATCCCAGGCTCAGGCATTCATAGCGGGGAGGGACTTTGTCAAACCACAGGATGTCGTTAGTGTAGCACCATTTGTCCTTCATCATAGAGTTCAATTAACCATTGAGGCATCCCTTACTAAAACACCTGAAGAATTGATTGACAGAATCATAGAGATGACCATGCTGCCTGTGGAAGCGAGGCAGGCGCAGTGA
- a CDS encoding MarR family transcriptional regulator yields the protein MNAMSKTQDTKQSLKLFIVLSRAFKALNEEINKNIQENGLNPTEFAVLELLYHKGDQPLQQIGGKILLASGSITYVVDKLEQKGYLKRNACPKDRRVTYAQITENGRQLIEEIFPNHENRIHELMSALSPVEKEETIEMLKKLGLSIKDLSY from the coding sequence ATGAATGCCATGAGTAAAACTCAAGATACAAAACAATCATTAAAGCTTTTCATTGTCCTTTCAAGAGCTTTCAAAGCCTTAAATGAAGAGATAAATAAAAACATCCAGGAGAACGGCTTAAACCCTACCGAATTCGCTGTTCTAGAGCTTCTTTATCATAAAGGAGATCAGCCCCTGCAGCAAATTGGTGGGAAGATTCTATTAGCCTCCGGCAGCATTACGTATGTAGTGGATAAGCTTGAACAAAAGGGCTATCTTAAGCGTAATGCTTGTCCAAAGGACCGTCGAGTTACCTATGCTCAAATAACAGAGAACGGCAGACAGTTAATTGAAGAGATTTTTCCTAATCACGAAAATCGAATTCATGAACTCATGTCAGCTCTATCTCCTGTTGAGAAGGAAGAAACGATTGAAATGTTGAAGAAATTAGGCTTATCGATTAAAGACTTGTCGTATTAA
- a CDS encoding M3 family oligoendopeptidase — protein MKFEQFTYERPNLEEIKPVFQQLLGKFKAAPNVQEQMDAMKKLNEIRLSIDTMQNICYIRHSIDTNDEFYKEEQDYIDDMMPEVHGMVTEYYRELVNSPYRKELEEKWGKQLFDLAESEMKTFSPEIVNLLQKENKLSSQYTKLMASAKIPFEGEERTLAQMGPFTQSVNRETRREAAQATVAFFEENQEELDRLFDELVKLRHTIATTLGYKNFVELGYYRMTRTDYTPDMVRVFRDQVKEHIVPLATELKERQGKRIGIDSMKFYDEGFKFTSGNAVPKGSPQWIIDNGKKMYEELSPETKEFFGFMIEHDLMDLEAKKGKAGGGYCTYIANHESPYIFSNFNGTSGDIDVLTHEAGHAFQVYSSRGFDIPEYIWPTYEACEIHSMSMEFFTWPWMDYFFKEDTDKYQFAHLSEAVQFLPYGVAVDEFQHFVYENPEASPSERNAAWRKIEREYLPHKDYDHIPYLENGGFWQRQSHIYNSPFYYIDYTLAQICAFQFWKKMNLNREEAWNDYVALCKLGGSLSFTGLVEAAKLDSPFQEGTVEKVIEPIRQWLNGIGDQSL, from the coding sequence ATGAAGTTTGAACAATTTACATATGAAAGGCCCAACTTAGAAGAGATTAAACCTGTTTTCCAACAGTTACTCGGAAAATTTAAGGCCGCGCCCAATGTACAAGAACAGATGGATGCGATGAAGAAACTGAATGAAATACGTCTCAGCATCGATACAATGCAAAATATATGCTATATTCGGCACTCTATCGATACCAATGATGAGTTTTACAAAGAAGAGCAAGATTATATTGATGATATGATGCCTGAGGTTCACGGGATGGTAACGGAATATTATCGGGAACTTGTAAATTCTCCATATCGTAAAGAGTTAGAAGAGAAGTGGGGAAAGCAGCTATTCGACCTGGCAGAAAGTGAAATGAAGACTTTTTCTCCTGAGATCGTCAATCTTCTGCAGAAGGAAAATAAGTTATCTTCCCAATATACAAAGCTCATGGCGTCTGCAAAGATTCCATTTGAGGGAGAGGAAAGAACATTGGCTCAGATGGGCCCTTTCACACAATCTGTCAATCGGGAAACAAGAAGAGAAGCCGCTCAAGCGACCGTTGCTTTCTTTGAAGAGAATCAAGAAGAGTTGGATCGTCTATTTGATGAGTTAGTGAAGCTGCGTCACACAATTGCTACTACTTTAGGGTATAAGAACTTTGTTGAATTAGGTTACTATCGTATGACGAGAACGGATTATACACCTGATATGGTAAGGGTTTTCCGCGATCAAGTAAAGGAGCATATCGTTCCTCTTGCTACAGAACTTAAAGAAAGACAAGGAAAGCGCATAGGGATTGATTCGATGAAGTTTTATGACGAAGGCTTTAAGTTCACTTCCGGAAATGCGGTTCCTAAGGGAAGTCCTCAGTGGATCATTGATAATGGCAAAAAGATGTACGAAGAATTATCACCGGAAACAAAGGAATTCTTTGGTTTTATGATCGAACATGACCTCATGGATTTAGAAGCGAAGAAAGGAAAAGCTGGAGGTGGCTACTGCACGTATATTGCGAACCATGAGTCTCCTTACATCTTCTCGAATTTCAATGGTACCTCAGGAGATATTGACGTATTGACCCATGAAGCAGGTCATGCGTTCCAGGTGTACTCAAGCAGGGGATTTGATATTCCTGAATATATTTGGCCAACGTATGAAGCATGTGAAATTCATTCTATGAGTATGGAATTCTTCACATGGCCATGGATGGATTATTTCTTCAAAGAGGATACTGATAAGTATCAATTTGCACATTTAAGTGAAGCGGTGCAATTTCTTCCTTACGGTGTGGCAGTTGATGAGTTCCAGCATTTTGTGTATGAGAACCCTGAAGCTTCCCCGTCTGAACGGAACGCCGCATGGAGAAAAATTGAAAGGGAATACCTTCCCCATAAGGACTACGATCATATTCCGTATTTAGAAAATGGGGGGTTCTGGCAGCGTCAATCCCATATATATAATTCTCCATTCTATTATATCGATTACACATTGGCTCAAATTTGCGCGTTCCAATTCTGGAAGAAAATGAATCTTAATCGTGAGGAAGCGTGGAATGACTATGTTGCCCTTTGTAAACTTGGGGGAAGCCTTTCATTCACAGGGCTTGTAGAAGCAGCCAAGCTCGATTCTCCGTTCCAGGAGGGGACAGTTGAGAAGGTCATTGAACCGATAAGACAATGGTTAAATGGAATAGGTGATCAATCTTTATAA
- a CDS encoding cell wall hydrolase codes for MIKKSLLVGIAVLSIVSFSTQTIAAKGVHTVENGESLWDIGKEKSVSVLQLKKENDLKSNEIHPGQTLAIPGNEVTAEDRELLAKLVHAEAKGEPYAGKVAVATVVLNRVDSSEFPDSIKEVIYEVANGHYAFSPVQNGQINQAPSQEARDAVQEALAFRGQGQGSLFFYNPVTSTSEWITNRETLLTIGKHRFAK; via the coding sequence ATGATTAAGAAAAGCTTACTAGTAGGGATTGCAGTACTTTCCATTGTTTCATTCTCTACTCAAACTATTGCAGCTAAAGGAGTACACACTGTTGAAAATGGTGAGTCTCTTTGGGATATAGGTAAAGAGAAATCTGTATCTGTCCTTCAACTAAAAAAAGAGAACGATTTGAAATCGAATGAAATTCATCCAGGTCAAACGTTAGCAATACCAGGAAATGAAGTAACAGCCGAAGATCGTGAGTTACTGGCAAAACTGGTTCATGCAGAAGCTAAAGGAGAACCATATGCAGGTAAAGTGGCTGTCGCAACGGTTGTTTTAAACCGAGTGGATTCCTCTGAATTCCCTGACTCTATTAAAGAAGTAATCTACGAGGTAGCAAACGGTCATTATGCCTTTTCTCCGGTTCAAAACGGTCAAATCAACCAAGCGCCTTCTCAGGAAGCGAGAGACGCTGTTCAAGAGGCATTGGCTTTCAGAGGTCAGGGACAAGGTTCTCTCTTCTTCTATAATCCTGTAACATCCACGAGCGAATGGATTACCAATAGAGAAACATTGCTTACCATTGGAAAACACCGCTTCGCAAAATAA
- a CDS encoding DUF2187 family protein — protein MKKAEIGNVIEFREGLKGIVEKVNENSVIVDLTYMKNYRDLELEEKTVVNHKNYKIVEA, from the coding sequence ATGAAAAAAGCAGAAATTGGAAATGTGATTGAATTTAGAGAAGGATTAAAAGGAATTGTAGAGAAAGTTAATGAAAACTCAGTCATCGTTGATCTGACGTATATGAAAAACTACCGCGACCTTGAACTGGAAGAAAAAACGGTTGTTAATCATAAAAACTATAAAATAGTGGAAGCATAA
- a CDS encoding SDR family oxidoreductase — translation MARLNDKIVCITGGANGIGKTLVEEFAKQGAVVEFMDMDGDKGEELSLQLNSKGYSTRFHKVNVGVYQQVKDVFSKIREDHGVVDVLINNAGVSKFMSFWQMDPGEWDSILSSNLSSVFYCSREGAALMKNRGGCIINMASTRASMSEPDTEAYSATKGGIVSLTHSMAITLSDVGIRVNSISPGWIQTSDYDSLRDKDHDQHPSGRVGKPEDIARACLFLAHPDNDFITGENLVVDGGMTRKMIYEH, via the coding sequence ATGGCAAGATTGAATGATAAAATTGTTTGCATAACAGGTGGAGCGAATGGGATCGGGAAAACGCTGGTTGAAGAATTTGCGAAGCAAGGTGCAGTTGTTGAATTCATGGACATGGATGGGGATAAAGGGGAGGAATTATCCCTGCAGCTCAATTCAAAAGGCTATTCAACACGGTTTCATAAAGTGAATGTAGGGGTCTATCAACAGGTAAAAGATGTTTTTTCAAAGATTAGGGAAGATCATGGAGTGGTGGACGTACTTATTAACAATGCAGGAGTTTCGAAGTTCATGTCCTTTTGGCAGATGGATCCCGGGGAATGGGACAGCATTCTATCTTCAAACTTAAGTAGTGTCTTCTATTGCAGTAGAGAGGGGGCCGCTTTAATGAAGAACCGGGGTGGTTGCATTATAAATATGGCCTCTACCAGAGCTTCAATGTCTGAACCGGATACGGAAGCCTACTCTGCAACAAAAGGGGGCATTGTGAGTTTGACTCATTCAATGGCAATCACATTGAGTGACGTGGGGATCCGAGTGAATTCAATAAGTCCCGGTTGGATTCAAACCTCTGATTATGATTCATTACGGGACAAGGATCATGACCAGCATCCTTCGGGCAGAGTGGGGAAACCCGAAGACATAGCAAGGGCATGCTTATTTCTTGCTCACCCTGATAATGATTTCATTACCGGGGAAAACTTAGTGGTGGATGGTGGTATGACAAGGAAGATGATCTATGAACATTAA